Proteins from a single region of Ischnura elegans chromosome 2, ioIscEleg1.1, whole genome shotgun sequence:
- the LOC124174161 gene encoding uncharacterized protein LOC124174161 has product MDCCCSSPVFLLLALSLLLAAPPLGAAEQAGAEQSSGGGAEIVRRALVRRCAHNYTLTCLKMDVASLMDGLSARDAYTIVPSVSVVRAGADEGSGPRLPEAVVRDLARGLPEEEDAVRRLDAHLHSALEHYMASHAVSVNLGAAARSLGERLMQAAGADAASGRGKGGGGFGGGKKGGLGMLGAMMIMSKATVGAIAMGGLALLAGKALIVGLLSLLLSAIVGIKALSSSSSKGSVTYEIVQKPVYSHAHSHSHEEIHSGGGHGGGHGGYRRRSYDVDDDHAHRLAYGSYAPPHHSDTATGVRRR; this is encoded by the exons ATGGACTGCTGCTGCTCCTCACCCGTGTTCCTCCTGCTGGCACTGTCGCTGCTGCTCGCGGCGCCGCCCCTGGGTGCGGCAGAGCAAGCGGGTGCAGAGCAGTCGTCGGGGGGTGGCGCTGAGATCGTGCGGAGGGCGCTGGTGCGGCGCTGCGCCCACAACTACACGCTCACGTGCCTGAAGATGGACGTGGCTTCTCTGATGGACGGCCTATCGGCCAGGGACGCATACACCATCGTGCCGAGCGTGAGCGTGGTGCGGGCGGGTGCGGACGAGGGGAGCGGCCCGCGGCTGCCGGAGGCGGTGGTGCGGGACCTGGCGAGGGGACTGCCCGAGGAGGAAGACGCGGTGCGGCGCCTCGACGCCCACCTCCACTCCGCACTCGAGCACTACATGGCTTCGCACGCCGTCAGCGTCAACCTGGGTGCGGCGGCGCGGTCCCTCGGGGAGCGGCTCATGCAGGCAGCGGGCGCGGATGCAG CGTCTGGTCGCGGCAAAGGCGGCGGTGGTTTCGGCGGAGGCAAAAAGGGCGGCCTGGGCATGTTGGGCGCCATGATGATCATGTCCAAGGCGACGGTTGGTGCAATCGCGATGGGCGGGCTGGCGCTGCTGGCGGGCAAGGCCCTCATCGTGGGTCTGCTCTCGCTACTGCTGTCGGCCATCGTGGGCATCAaggccctctcctcctcctcctccaaggGCTCCGTCACCTACGAGATCGTGCAGAAGCCCGTGTACTCGCACGCGCATTCCCACTCGCACGAGGAGATCCACTCGGGCGGCGGGCACGGCGGCGGACACGGGGGATACCGAAGGCGCAGTTACGACGTGGACGACGACCACGCCCACCGCCTCGCCTACGGCAGCTACGCACCACCGCACCACAGCGACACAGCCACCGGGGTGCGGCGACGATGA